Proteins found in one Maridesulfovibrio sp. genomic segment:
- the miaB gene encoding tRNA (N6-isopentenyl adenosine(37)-C2)-methylthiotransferase MiaB translates to MKFTVLTFGCQMNVHDSDWLIRAMESRGWTAVKESEADIFIINTCSVRDKPEQKVYSVLGRLAPLCKNPGSFVAVGGCVAQQIGDGFLEKFPHVRLVFGSDGIAQAPDALEDLAANHEKRLVLNDFLKDYPEREGGEMQPNVDLIPPGIGTIPGQAFVNIMQGCDNFCAYCIVPYTRGRQKSRSSEAVIKECRHLVESGIREICLLGQNVNSFGMDKKGDDISFAQLLYKISEIEGLERIRFTTSHPKDIAPEVIKAFGELPNLCPSLHLPVQSGSDRILKKMGRKYDRERYLGIVEGLKKACPDISLTTDLIVGFPGETDEDFEQTMDMLERVRYESSFSFKYSDRPGVAAVKMKPKVPEDVAQARLACLQERQNSITRESLETLTGRETVVLLERPSKRQEAGGMSWRGKDPGGRVVNVHFEGYAEDQKLGGKLVKVKIIEAKNHSLVGERMGEPW, encoded by the coding sequence ATGAAATTTACAGTACTAACATTCGGATGTCAGATGAACGTTCACGATTCAGACTGGCTGATCCGGGCCATGGAGAGCCGTGGCTGGACAGCTGTTAAAGAATCTGAAGCAGATATATTTATTATTAACACCTGTTCCGTGCGAGATAAGCCGGAGCAGAAGGTCTATAGCGTGCTGGGGCGTCTAGCTCCTTTATGCAAAAATCCAGGTAGCTTCGTTGCTGTGGGCGGATGTGTGGCCCAGCAGATCGGTGATGGCTTCCTTGAAAAATTTCCGCACGTACGCCTTGTTTTCGGTAGCGACGGTATTGCTCAGGCACCGGACGCACTGGAAGATCTCGCTGCTAATCATGAGAAAAGATTGGTCCTTAATGACTTTCTTAAGGATTATCCCGAACGTGAAGGCGGCGAGATGCAGCCCAATGTCGATCTGATCCCTCCGGGCATCGGCACCATTCCCGGTCAGGCTTTCGTCAACATCATGCAGGGCTGCGACAACTTCTGCGCCTACTGCATCGTGCCGTATACAAGGGGCCGGCAGAAATCACGTTCTTCTGAAGCTGTGATTAAGGAATGCCGCCATCTTGTCGAGTCCGGTATTCGCGAGATATGTCTGCTTGGTCAGAACGTAAACAGTTTCGGTATGGATAAGAAGGGCGATGATATAAGCTTCGCGCAGTTGCTCTATAAAATTTCCGAGATTGAAGGGCTTGAGCGCATCCGTTTTACCACCTCCCATCCCAAAGATATTGCCCCTGAGGTGATCAAGGCTTTCGGCGAGCTTCCGAATCTTTGTCCGAGTCTGCATTTACCTGTGCAGTCCGGTTCAGATAGGATCTTGAAAAAGATGGGCCGCAAGTATGATCGTGAACGTTATCTCGGTATAGTGGAAGGGCTGAAAAAGGCCTGCCCTGATATTTCGCTGACCACGGATTTGATTGTCGGCTTTCCCGGTGAAACGGACGAAGATTTTGAACAGACCATGGATATGCTCGAAAGAGTCCGCTACGAGAGCAGCTTTTCATTTAAATATTCAGACCGTCCGGGAGTCGCGGCAGTTAAAATGAAGCCGAAAGTTCCTGAAGATGTTGCGCAGGCAAGGCTCGCCTGCTTGCAGGAAAGGCAAAATAGTATTACTAGAGAAAGTCTAGAGACTTTGACGGGTCGTGAAACCGTTGTTTTGCTGGAGCGGCCAAGCAAGCGGCAGGAAGCAGGCGGAATGTCATGGCGTGGTAAAGATCCCGGCGGACGGGTGGTCAATGTTCACTTTGAAGGTTATGCTGAAGATCAGAAGCTCGGAGGCAAACTGGTTAAGGTGAAGATCATTGAAGCTAAGAATCATTCCCTTGTAGGCGAGAGAATGGGGGAGCCATGGTAG
- a CDS encoding protein tolB — MNKIKFNILTPVAGMLTAVLLFTIAAANVFAADTLTVDIYGPGQRKVNILLLPPKTVPSGKYENSKEKDLPLPAEAGTFSKDIAADLAFLPFLNIVPLTDILGGDPSRGVRPDDIDIKPLRLSKVDLALTTGWEIRPNGEKNLLIRCIGTFNGRTILGKKYSMVTEDILPRIADRFSSHLMRILTGRDGFFESSIAFVRKQGKNKEIYTVSPQGRNLRQISSLGGINLSPNWSPDGDKLVFTRLGSRQHLLCVWDRATGKIDQKSFPGNTVIGPDFLPDGNMAATLTMNGNSDIFLINGNYKPKKALAKSWAIEVSPDFDQTGQKMVFTSARFGNPHIFLLDMKSGVVTRVTTEGKYNTNPTISPDGRYVAFSRQTPLGHRIFVHDLKNGKERQLTFGPGNDEEPAFGPDGYFIAFSSSRSGKYKIYLTTRHGAPAMQVPTGNGVAKAPAWGKAHNS, encoded by the coding sequence ATGAATAAAATTAAGTTTAATATACTCACACCGGTCGCCGGAATGCTGACGGCTGTATTGTTGTTTACCATTGCTGCTGCCAATGTTTTTGCAGCAGATACCTTAACCGTCGATATTTACGGTCCCGGACAGCGGAAGGTTAATATTCTCCTGCTTCCGCCTAAAACCGTGCCCAGCGGTAAGTACGAGAATTCCAAGGAAAAGGATTTGCCGCTTCCTGCCGAGGCCGGAACATTCAGCAAAGATATTGCTGCGGATCTCGCTTTTCTGCCGTTTTTGAATATCGTACCTCTTACGGATATTTTAGGTGGTGATCCTTCTCGTGGTGTGCGGCCTGATGATATTGATATCAAACCGCTCAGGCTTTCCAAGGTTGACCTTGCCTTGACCACAGGATGGGAGATCCGTCCCAACGGAGAAAAAAATCTTTTGATCCGCTGTATAGGCACTTTTAACGGTCGCACCATTCTTGGTAAAAAATATTCCATGGTAACTGAGGACATCTTGCCTAGAATCGCGGATCGCTTTAGTTCTCACCTGATGCGAATCCTTACCGGCCGGGATGGTTTTTTTGAATCCTCCATAGCCTTTGTTCGTAAGCAGGGTAAAAATAAGGAAATTTATACAGTCAGCCCGCAAGGACGCAATCTCAGGCAGATAAGCTCCCTCGGTGGGATTAACCTGAGTCCGAATTGGTCCCCGGATGGCGATAAGCTGGTATTCACCCGGTTGGGCTCACGCCAGCATTTGCTTTGCGTCTGGGACCGGGCAACAGGTAAAATTGATCAGAAGAGTTTTCCGGGAAATACTGTGATCGGTCCTGATTTCTTGCCGGACGGCAATATGGCCGCCACACTGACTATGAACGGAAATTCCGATATCTTCTTGATAAACGGTAATTACAAGCCCAAAAAGGCTCTTGCCAAAAGCTGGGCTATTGAAGTTTCCCCTGACTTTGACCAGACCGGGCAAAAAATGGTGTTTACCTCCGCCCGTTTTGGAAATCCTCATATTTTCCTGCTGGACATGAAGAGCGGTGTTGTAACCCGTGTAACTACTGAAGGTAAATACAACACCAATCCGACCATAAGTCCGGATGGCCGTTATGTGGCTTTTTCCCGTCAGACCCCGTTGGGACATCGCATTTTCGTGCATGACTTGAAAAACGGAAAGGAAAGGCAGCTTACTTTCGGCCCCGGTAATGATGAAGAACCAGCTTTTGGTCCGGATGGGTATTTTATAGCTTTTTCTTCCAGCAGGAGCGGGAAGTATAAAATTTACCTGACAACCCGGCATGGTGCGCCGGCGATGCAGGTACCTACGGGTAATGGTGTTGCCAAGGCCCCGGCATGGGGCAAGGCCCATAATTCGTAA
- a CDS encoding TonB family protein, translating into MKIIGLLISLLLHAGLIVLALTWSVSPPVKISLDMPVYNVDLVSLAPLPAAPAVKKAPAPKNVSKLSKPDAVAIPVNKPKTIPQSKPETVKAPAPKPVPKPKPKPKPKPETKKISPKKVKTTTKKKTVKKPEEKAEKPVEKKTPSKKSETKKVEKKTPPKKVVKKPEVSAEDALAADLASLAKIVEKQEKEERQAVANDLASLTKDAKATAVTGSPEGTAGASGLVQVYASIVKEAVRKNWRYPVFGQKQNLMARVQIQLKQSGEISGIKLLDSSGNVDFDDSVITALRDTEVLPKPPGTSIRTIVVNFNLQDLDQ; encoded by the coding sequence ATGAAAATCATCGGCCTCCTCATATCTTTACTGCTTCATGCCGGTCTTATAGTCCTGGCATTGACGTGGTCTGTTTCCCCTCCGGTAAAGATTTCCTTAGATATGCCTGTCTATAATGTTGATCTGGTCAGTCTTGCTCCTCTTCCTGCTGCACCTGCTGTGAAGAAAGCTCCAGCTCCCAAGAATGTATCGAAGCTTTCCAAGCCGGATGCTGTTGCTATCCCTGTGAACAAACCCAAAACTATTCCTCAATCCAAGCCTGAAACTGTAAAAGCCCCTGCTCCGAAACCTGTACCTAAGCCTAAACCTAAGCCTAAACCTAAACCGGAAACCAAGAAAATTTCACCTAAGAAGGTAAAGACTACAACCAAGAAAAAAACGGTGAAGAAACCGGAGGAAAAAGCTGAAAAGCCTGTAGAAAAGAAAACTCCGTCCAAAAAGTCCGAAACCAAGAAAGTGGAAAAGAAAACTCCACCCAAAAAAGTAGTCAAAAAACCTGAAGTTTCAGCGGAGGATGCTCTTGCCGCGGACCTCGCTTCTCTTGCCAAGATTGTGGAGAAGCAGGAAAAAGAAGAGCGACAGGCTGTCGCCAACGACCTTGCCTCGCTTACAAAAGACGCAAAGGCTACAGCCGTAACCGGCTCACCTGAGGGCACAGCAGGTGCTTCAGGGCTGGTTCAGGTTTATGCTTCCATAGTGAAAGAGGCGGTACGAAAAAACTGGAGATATCCTGTCTTCGGGCAAAAACAGAATCTTATGGCCCGGGTACAGATCCAGCTGAAACAAAGTGGTGAAATCAGCGGCATCAAGCTGCTTGATTCATCCGGCAACGTTGATTTTGACGATTCGGTGATAACCGCCCTGCGTGATACCGAAGTTCTTCCCAAGCCACCGGGAACATCCATCAGAACCATCGTTGTAAACTTTAACCTGCAGGATCTTGATCAGTAG
- the gpmI gene encoding 2,3-bisphosphoglycerate-independent phosphoglycerate mutase, translating to MSEQIGAPSVLLILDGWGIAPEGKGNAVKLANTPVLDGLLGKCPQAQLKCSGRAVGLPDGFMGNSEVGHTNIGAGRVVYQDMTRIDIAIEKQELAANKVISSLMDDVKAADGRLHYMGLLSDGGVHSHINHLFSLIEVAKDAGIKEILVHAFMDGRDTSPTSGQVYMQKLVDKMAEIGAGKVATISGRYYSMDRDKHYERNELSYKALVLGEGQAAADPVQAVKDAYAAGETDEFIKPRVLSGVDGTLKDGDGVFFFNFRADRARQLCRVLALKDFSEFARPAVPEFSGFVTMTQYESDFPFPNAFPPLNISNPIGEVIADKGLKQLRIAETEKYAHVTYFMNGGREEPFEGEDRILVPSPREVATYDLKPQMSAEEVTEKLIGALPDYSLCICNLANLDMVGHSGIIPAAIKACEAVDACVGRIVEAVKAQGGSIFLTADHGNAEEMIDADGGPQTAHSLNKVPLVFIGDAFNGKEPESGALCDIAPTILNHMGISVPEEMTGKDLLKG from the coding sequence ATGTCTGAGCAAATCGGTGCTCCTTCCGTCCTGCTGATTCTGGATGGTTGGGGAATTGCCCCTGAAGGTAAAGGCAACGCAGTTAAACTTGCCAACACTCCTGTTCTGGACGGACTTTTGGGAAAATGCCCGCAGGCCCAGCTTAAATGTTCAGGCCGAGCAGTAGGCCTTCCTGATGGATTCATGGGTAACTCCGAAGTTGGTCATACTAACATCGGTGCAGGCCGGGTTGTTTATCAGGACATGACCCGCATTGACATTGCCATTGAAAAACAGGAACTGGCAGCCAATAAAGTTATCAGTTCTCTCATGGATGATGTGAAAGCGGCGGATGGACGTCTGCATTACATGGGGCTTCTTTCCGATGGCGGTGTGCATTCACACATCAACCATCTTTTCTCCTTGATTGAAGTTGCCAAGGATGCCGGGATTAAGGAAATTCTTGTTCATGCCTTCATGGACGGTCGCGATACCTCGCCTACCAGCGGGCAGGTTTACATGCAGAAGCTAGTGGACAAGATGGCGGAAATCGGGGCCGGCAAAGTTGCCACAATTTCCGGTCGTTATTACTCCATGGATCGCGATAAGCATTACGAGCGTAATGAACTTTCCTACAAGGCGCTGGTCCTTGGTGAAGGACAAGCCGCGGCCGATCCGGTTCAGGCTGTCAAAGACGCATATGCCGCGGGTGAAACGGATGAGTTTATCAAGCCCCGCGTTCTTTCGGGTGTGGACGGCACTTTGAAAGACGGTGACGGTGTCTTTTTCTTTAATTTCCGCGCAGACCGGGCCCGTCAGCTTTGCCGGGTGCTCGCGCTGAAGGATTTCAGTGAATTCGCTCGTCCTGCGGTTCCTGAATTCAGCGGGTTTGTAACCATGACTCAGTATGAGTCTGATTTTCCTTTCCCGAATGCATTCCCTCCGCTAAATATCAGCAACCCCATCGGGGAAGTGATTGCGGATAAGGGCCTGAAGCAGTTGCGTATTGCGGAAACTGAAAAGTATGCCCACGTGACATATTTTATGAACGGCGGACGTGAAGAACCTTTTGAAGGTGAAGACCGCATCCTCGTTCCATCTCCGCGTGAAGTCGCTACTTATGATCTCAAGCCTCAGATGAGTGCCGAAGAAGTGACCGAGAAACTGATTGGCGCTTTGCCCGATTATTCTCTTTGTATATGCAACCTTGCCAATCTTGATATGGTCGGTCATTCGGGCATTATCCCGGCAGCTATTAAAGCTTGTGAGGCTGTAGATGCGTGTGTCGGAAGGATTGTTGAAGCGGTTAAAGCGCAGGGCGGTTCTATCTTTCTCACTGCCGACCACGGTAACGCTGAGGAAATGATCGATGCCGATGGCGGTCCGCAGACAGCGCACAGCTTGAACAAAGTTCCATTGGTCTTCATTGGTGACGCATTCAATGGCAAGGAACCTGAGTCAGGAGCACTTTGCGACATAGCACCCACAATTTTGAATCATATGGGCATTTCCGTTCCTGAAGAAATGACCGGAAAAGACCTTTTAAAAGGATAA
- a CDS encoding bifunctional nuclease family protein, protein MVEMQVYGLAVESDTETPVLVLKSEELGMVLPIWIGAMEAMAISLVLNEVSFPRPMTHDLLLSTIATFGGEVASVDIVDINKGTFYAEIIVRKDGELIAIDSRPSDAIALAVRAECPVRVAQKVIDTAGTKDIEEKVVKKSGWDDELEELSPEDFKYKM, encoded by the coding sequence ATGGTAGAAATGCAGGTTTACGGTCTGGCGGTGGAAAGCGATACTGAGACCCCGGTTCTGGTATTGAAAAGTGAAGAACTGGGCATGGTCCTGCCTATATGGATAGGGGCCATGGAGGCCATGGCTATTTCGTTGGTCCTAAATGAGGTCTCCTTTCCCCGGCCGATGACCCATGATCTGCTTTTAAGCACTATCGCAACTTTTGGCGGGGAAGTAGCTTCAGTTGATATAGTTGATATCAATAAAGGAACTTTTTATGCTGAAATAATAGTGCGTAAGGATGGAGAGCTTATAGCGATTGATTCCCGTCCTTCTGATGCCATTGCTCTAGCCGTGCGTGCGGAGTGTCCTGTTCGGGTGGCCCAAAAGGTTATCGATACTGCCGGGACCAAGGATATTGAAGAAAAGGTTGTAAAAAAGTCCGGATGGGATGATGAGCTGGAAGAGCTTTCTCCTGAGGATTTTAAATATAAAATGTAA
- a CDS encoding NAD-dependent deacylase has protein sequence MDKLKSGIEQAVQLISNSRCAIALTGAGLSVASGIPDFRSPGGLWSKHDPEKVASIRALKADPATVWNFLIDAAAMIQSVEPNAGHEALAQLEKSGGIHGVITQNIDGLHQRAGSMNVIEFHGNCSKFYCMECFSPFPAQRITPQVDLPVRCPQCDGVVRPDLVFYGEQIPQEAYKAAFELADQSDLVIVAGTSGDVVPASLIPPRIQDAGGKIIEINMAPSAYTSLSDVCIRGRAEEVLPAIVQNLS, from the coding sequence ATGGATAAATTGAAATCCGGCATAGAACAGGCCGTGCAGCTGATCAGCAATTCCAGATGCGCGATAGCCTTGACCGGAGCGGGACTTTCCGTTGCCAGCGGCATACCTGATTTTCGCAGCCCTGGCGGTCTATGGTCCAAGCATGATCCTGAAAAGGTTGCCTCTATCAGAGCCTTAAAAGCCGACCCGGCCACTGTCTGGAATTTTTTGATAGACGCTGCCGCTATGATCCAAAGTGTTGAGCCGAACGCCGGCCATGAGGCATTGGCCCAGCTCGAGAAAAGCGGTGGCATTCATGGTGTGATCACCCAGAATATTGATGGGTTGCATCAGCGTGCCGGATCTATGAATGTTATTGAATTTCATGGCAATTGCAGCAAATTTTATTGCATGGAGTGTTTTTCGCCTTTTCCTGCTCAGAGGATAACTCCACAGGTCGATCTTCCGGTCCGCTGCCCGCAGTGTGACGGAGTTGTCAGGCCCGATCTTGTCTTCTATGGTGAACAGATTCCGCAGGAAGCCTACAAAGCAGCGTTTGAGCTGGCGGATCAATCCGATCTGGTTATTGTGGCCGGAACTTCCGGCGATGTTGTCCCCGCAAGTCTGATCCCTCCGAGGATTCAGGATGCAGGCGGCAAAATTATCGAGATAAACATGGCTCCGTCGGCCTACACCTCACTGAGTGATGTGTGCATCCGGGGCAGGGCGGAAGAGGTTTTGCCTGCCATTGTGCAGAACCTGAGCTGA
- the tolR gene encoding protein TolR translates to MGISTNNRGMLAEINVTPFVDVMLVLLIIFMVTAPLMTQGVEVDLPQTRTVRSLPQDNEHLVLSISDKGEIFLDEYKVGFDELQAHLEKLVKKQNKMLFLRADKNVAYGEVVKVMGEIKAAGIDRLGVVAEPTEKKKK, encoded by the coding sequence ATGGGTATTTCCACCAACAATCGGGGTATGCTTGCAGAGATTAACGTAACTCCTTTCGTTGATGTCATGCTGGTGCTGCTGATCATTTTTATGGTCACCGCTCCGCTCATGACGCAAGGAGTCGAGGTAGATCTGCCGCAGACCCGCACCGTACGTTCTTTGCCGCAGGATAATGAGCATCTTGTTCTTTCCATAAGCGATAAGGGCGAAATTTTTCTCGACGAGTATAAGGTCGGATTCGATGAATTGCAGGCCCATCTGGAAAAGTTGGTGAAAAAGCAGAATAAGATGCTTTTTCTGCGCGCTGATAAAAATGTTGCTTATGGTGAAGTTGTAAAAGTCATGGGCGAGATAAAGGCTGCCGGAATTGACAGACTGGGCGTTGTTGCTGAACCTACTGAAAAGAAAAAGAAATAG
- a CDS encoding ACT domain-containing protein, whose product MKCDQLSIFLENRSGRLAEVTRLLTENKVNIRALSLADTSDFGILRLIVSDFETAQKVLKEAGFTVGKTSVVAVVVDDQPGGLHNLLEMLRGSGINVEYMYAFVHQSGSNAVIIFRFDRTDQAIELLNEKQIKMIPSDELCKL is encoded by the coding sequence ATGAAATGTGACCAGCTATCTATATTTCTTGAAAACCGTTCCGGTAGACTGGCGGAAGTTACCCGTCTACTTACCGAAAACAAAGTCAATATCCGTGCCCTCTCACTGGCCGACACATCCGATTTCGGCATCCTGAGACTTATCGTATCTGACTTTGAAACCGCACAGAAGGTGCTCAAAGAAGCGGGCTTCACCGTAGGCAAAACCTCTGTGGTTGCTGTTGTCGTAGACGACCAGCCCGGTGGACTGCACAACCTGCTGGAAATGCTGCGCGGCTCAGGCATCAACGTGGAATACATGTATGCCTTCGTCCACCAGTCCGGCTCAAATGCCGTGATCATTTTCCGCTTCGACCGTACCGATCAGGCTATTGAACTGCTTAATGAAAAACAGATTAAAATGATCCCCAGCGACGAACTTTGTAAGCTGTAA
- a CDS encoding MotA/TolQ/ExbB proton channel family protein produces the protein MDFLPQGGIFAMLDQATIVVKGVLCLLAAMSLWSWTIIFWKLISFGRARNLILKGNSIMENADSLSSGLTEISKTESSPLNRIGTAAVKEYRVLEKSAVSSSHKRRLIKDTLRRILRRKVSSEMKKLSGSLSFLATCANGAPFIGLFGTVWGIMNSFHSIGAAKSAALAAVAPGISEALIATAIGLAVAIPATIFYNFFLGVLNGIETELVNFAGTFLNRVEREVSWVEPSGKNPAAEE, from the coding sequence ATGGATTTCTTACCTCAGGGCGGTATTTTCGCAATGCTCGATCAGGCCACCATTGTGGTCAAAGGTGTGCTCTGCCTGCTGGCAGCCATGTCCCTCTGGAGCTGGACAATCATATTTTGGAAACTTATTTCCTTCGGCAGGGCCCGGAATCTTATTCTCAAGGGCAACAGTATAATGGAGAATGCAGATTCTCTCTCCAGCGGCCTGACTGAAATAAGCAAGACTGAATCATCCCCCTTGAATCGTATAGGAACCGCAGCGGTGAAGGAATATCGCGTGCTGGAAAAATCGGCGGTCAGCTCAAGCCATAAGCGCCGCCTGATCAAAGATACACTGCGCCGGATCCTGCGGCGTAAGGTCAGCTCGGAAATGAAAAAACTGAGCGGGTCACTTTCTTTTCTGGCAACCTGTGCCAACGGTGCTCCGTTTATCGGATTGTTTGGTACTGTCTGGGGAATCATGAACTCCTTTCATTCCATAGGCGCTGCAAAATCCGCGGCTCTTGCGGCTGTTGCTCCGGGTATCTCCGAAGCTTTGATCGCAACTGCCATCGGCCTTGCTGTGGCGATCCCGGCGACCATTTTTTATAACTTTTTTCTGGGTGTGCTGAACGGAATCGAAACAGAACTGGTTAACTTTGCGGGAACTTTTCTCAATCGTGTTGAACGTGAAGTTTCCTGGGTTGAGCCTTCCGGTAAAAATCCTGCCGCAGAGGAGTAG
- a CDS encoding histidinol phosphate phosphatase domain-containing protein — translation MIDFHTHTVFSDGELIPAELARRAKVAGYRAMAMTDHADLSNIDIILENVRRFAKKHGHYFDIDVFAGVELTHVPPGLIGEMTEYARKSGAQIVVCHGETIVEPVAEGTNLAAIEAKVDVLAHPGMITDVEVKLAAEYGVCLEITTRKGHSLTNGHVAALARKHGAKLVINNDAHAPGDLVGLEMRRKIALGAGLSIEEYAQAEENSRELVQKIMKRA, via the coding sequence ATGATAGATTTTCATACCCATACCGTGTTCAGTGACGGGGAACTTATCCCTGCGGAGCTGGCAAGGCGGGCCAAGGTTGCGGGATACCGCGCAATGGCGATGACCGACCATGCCGATTTAAGCAACATTGATATTATTCTTGAAAATGTTCGCAGATTTGCAAAGAAGCACGGTCATTATTTTGATATAGATGTGTTCGCCGGAGTTGAGTTGACCCATGTCCCTCCGGGATTGATCGGGGAAATGACTGAGTATGCCCGTAAATCCGGAGCTCAGATTGTGGTCTGTCACGGTGAGACCATTGTGGAGCCTGTTGCGGAGGGGACTAACCTTGCGGCGATTGAGGCGAAAGTGGATGTGCTGGCCCATCCCGGCATGATTACCGATGTTGAAGTAAAACTGGCGGCTGAATACGGGGTATGTCTCGAGATTACAACCCGTAAGGGGCATAGCCTGACTAACGGACATGTGGCGGCGCTTGCTCGTAAGCACGGAGCCAAGCTGGTCATCAACAACGATGCCCATGCTCCCGGTGATCTGGTCGGGCTGGAAATGCGGCGCAAGATTGCTCTCGGCGCAGGATTAAGCATTGAGGAATACGCGCAGGCCGAGGAAAATTCCCGTGAACTTGTGCAGAAAATTATGAAACGAGCTTGA
- the rsfS gene encoding ribosome silencing factor, with the protein MKTKEKKFKQIDTKDKVQLVAEWLDEKQASEVSAVDVQGICPIAEVVMVAGAKGVRHAQALADFVLEELSKENIEYLGMEGYKTGDWILLDLNDIILHIFQEDNRGFYNVEGLWSEGKRIDLKLKPQD; encoded by the coding sequence ATGAAAACTAAAGAAAAGAAATTTAAACAGATCGATACTAAGGATAAAGTTCAGCTCGTTGCTGAGTGGTTGGACGAAAAACAGGCCAGTGAAGTTTCCGCAGTGGATGTGCAGGGCATTTGCCCCATCGCTGAGGTTGTGATGGTTGCCGGAGCAAAAGGCGTTCGCCATGCACAGGCTTTGGCCGACTTTGTACTGGAAGAGCTTTCCAAGGAAAATATCGAATATCTCGGAATGGAAGGCTATAAAACCGGGGACTGGATTCTTCTCGATCTGAACGACATAATTTTACATATTTTTCAGGAAGATAATCGAGGATTTTATAACGTTGAAGGTCTCTGGTCCGAAGGTAAAAGAATTGACCTAAAACTCAAGCCGCAGGATTAG
- a CDS encoding phenylacetate--CoA ligase — protein sequence MIFDVDKETMPREELEELQLRRLKQLCERVYANVPFYTKKFKELGIEPKDINSLADLTRLPFTEKQDLRNHYPFGLFAVSRENIVRIHSSSGTTGKATVVGYTKRDIKNWANMMARSFAIAGATSEDSIHNAYGYGLFTGGLGAHYGAEALGATIIPVSGGGTRRQVMLLKDFGADVICCTPSYALFLYETGKEMGIDFSKLPLRIGVFGAEPWTESMRRDIENKLHIKALDIYGLSEIMGPGVAMECAEEQNGLHIMEDHFLPEIINPETGEHVAPGEIGELVITTLTKEGIPLIRYRTRDLTRLNYTACRCGRTFARMQRITGRSDDMLIIRGVNVFPSQIESILIETEGLSPHYQLVVERDGNLDILTVKVEISGASFSDEIKNLQRLERKIQKTIKEFLGVTARVKLVEPKSIERSVGKAQRIIDLRKQDQ from the coding sequence ATGATCTTCGACGTAGACAAAGAGACCATGCCAAGGGAAGAGCTGGAAGAACTACAGCTCAGGCGACTTAAACAGCTTTGTGAACGCGTTTATGCCAATGTTCCTTTTTACACCAAAAAATTCAAGGAACTGGGGATTGAGCCGAAAGACATCAATTCCCTTGCCGATCTCACCCGGCTGCCGTTTACTGAAAAACAGGATCTGCGCAATCACTATCCTTTCGGTTTATTTGCTGTTTCCCGCGAGAATATAGTACGCATCCATTCCTCCTCCGGCACTACCGGTAAGGCTACTGTTGTAGGCTACACCAAACGAGATATCAAAAATTGGGCAAATATGATGGCCCGCTCTTTCGCAATCGCAGGAGCAACCTCTGAAGACAGCATCCACAATGCTTACGGATACGGACTCTTTACCGGGGGGCTCGGTGCCCATTACGGCGCGGAAGCTCTGGGAGCAACAATCATCCCGGTTTCCGGCGGCGGCACCAGACGCCAGGTAATGCTGCTTAAAGATTTCGGTGCGGATGTAATCTGCTGTACTCCTTCCTACGCTCTTTTCCTCTACGAAACAGGTAAGGAAATGGGTATCGATTTCAGCAAGCTGCCCTTAAGAATCGGTGTTTTCGGTGCCGAACCATGGACCGAATCCATGCGCAGGGATATCGAAAACAAACTGCACATCAAGGCACTGGACATCTACGGACTTTCCGAAATCATGGGTCCCGGCGTTGCCATGGAATGCGCCGAAGAGCAGAACGGCCTGCACATCATGGAAGATCACTTCCTGCCTGAAATCATCAACCCGGAAACAGGCGAACACGTTGCTCCCGGTGAAATCGGCGAACTGGTGATAACCACCCTGACTAAAGAAGGTATCCCGCTCATCCGTTACCGCACCCGCGACCTGACCCGCCTGAATTACACCGCCTGCCGTTGCGGACGCACATTTGCCCGTATGCAGCGTATAACCGGACGCAGTGACGACATGCTCATCATCCGCGGCGTAAACGTTTTCCCATCACAGATTGAGTCCATCCTCATCGAAACCGAAGGTCTCTCGCCCCATTACCAGCTGGTGGTTGAGCGCGACGGAAACCTCGACATCCTGACAGTTAAGGTGGAAATTTCCGGTGCCTCCTTCTCTGATGAAATTAAAAATTTACAGCGTCTCGAAAGAAAGATACAAAAAACTATTAAGGAATTCCTTGGCGTAACCGCACGAGTCAAGCTTGTGGAGCCCAAATCCATTGAACGTTCCGTTGGCAAGGCCCAGAGAATTATCGATCTGCGTAAGCAGGACCAGTAA